The following proteins are encoded in a genomic region of Notolabrus celidotus isolate fNotCel1 chromosome 19, fNotCel1.pri, whole genome shotgun sequence:
- the gsdf gene encoding gonadal somatic cell derived factor, protein MSCAFIVMTMLLGLSVVSAFVLQPSREEPAASANAPDSHHRCQGESLQSIRKGLLRALNLQIEPRLPNGGLDMVTEQWRANFSNIAHRPRDAAVPAISGSPDGGNSTSLKCCSMASEVFMKDLGWDSWVILPVSVTTVQCALCSPEGNIVQCPSSQSNVQDSDSQVQVPCCQPASQEKVLFVYVDASGTIVLSSVQMTSSCGCGHGDLQQPGQQ, encoded by the exons ATGTCCTGTGCCTTTATTGTCATGACAATGCTTCTCGGCCTTTCGGTAGTGAGTGCGTTTGTCTTGCAGCCATCGAGGGAAGAACCTGCAGCCTCTGCAAACGCTCCTGATTCGCATCACAG GTGTCAGGGTGAGTCATTGCAGTCCATCAGGAAGGGTCTCCTCCGGGCTCTCAACCTGCAGATTGAGCCACGGCTGCCCAATGGTGGATTGGACATGGTCACAGAGCAATGGCGGGCCAACTTCAGCAACATCGCTCACAGACCCAGGGATGCTGCTG TTCCAGCCATCTCTGGCAGCCCTGATGGTGGAAACAGTACGAGCCTGAAGTGTTGTTCCATGGCCTCTGAGGTCTTCATGAAAG ATCTGGGATGGGACAGCTGGGTGATTCTCCCTGTCAGCGTGACCACTGTTCAGTGTGCACTCTGCAGTCCCGAAGGGAACATTGTGCAGTGTCCATCATCCCAGTCTAATGTCCAGGACTCAGACTCACAG GTCCAGGTGCCATGTTGCCAGCCGGCCTCCCAAGAAAAGGTGCTTTTTGTCTATGTTGATGCATCCGGCACTatcgtcctctcctctgtgcagATGACCAGCAGCTGTGGCTGTGGACATGGCGACCTCCAACAGCCTGGCCAACAGtaa